Proteins co-encoded in one Marmota flaviventris isolate mMarFla1 chromosome 9, mMarFla1.hap1, whole genome shotgun sequence genomic window:
- the Kctd21 gene encoding BTB/POZ domain-containing protein KCTD21, with protein sequence MSDPITLNVGGKLYTTSLATLTSFPDSMLGAMFSGKMPTKRDSQGNCFIDRDGKVFRYILNFLRTSHLDLPEDFQEMGLLRREADFYQVQPLIEALQEKEVELSKAEKNAMLNITLKQRVQTVHFTVREAPQIYSLSSSSMEVFNANIFSTSCLFLKLLGSKLFYCSNGNLSSITSHLQDPNHLTLDWVANVEGLPEEEYTKQNLKRLWVVPANKQINSFQVFVEEVLKIALSDGFCIDSSHPHALDFMNNKIIRLIRYR encoded by the coding sequence ATGTCTGACCCCATTACATTGAATGTCGGGGGGAAGCTTTACACTACGTCCCTGGCAACCCTGACCAGCTTCCCTGACTCCATGTTAGGTGCCATGTTTAGTGGGAAGATGCCCACCAAGAGGGACAGCCAGGGCAACTGCTTTATTGATCGTGATGGCAAAGTGTTCCGCTATATCCTCAACTTCCTGCGGACTTCCCACCTGGACCTGCCTGAAGACTTCCAGGAGATGGGCTTGCTCCGCAGAGAGGCTGACTTCTACCAGGTACAACCCCTAATAGAGGCACTGCAGGAGAAGGAGGTGGAGCTCTCCAAGGCAGAGAAGAACGCCATGCTCAACATCACACTGAAGCAGCGTGTGCAGACGGTCCACTTCACTGTGCGCGAGGCACCCCAGATTTATAGCCTCTCGTCCTCCAGCATGGAGGTCTTCAATGCCAACATCTTCAGCACATCTTGCCTCTTCCTCAAACTCCTCGGCTCCAAGCTCTTCTACTGCTCCAATGGCAATCTCTCCTCCATCACCAGCCATTTACAGGACCCCAACCACCTGACTCTGGACTGGGTGGCCAATGTGGAAGGCCTGCCCGAGGAGGAGTACACCAAACAGAACCTTAAGAGGCTCTGGGTGGTGCCCGCCAACAAGCAGATCAACAGCTTCCAGGTCTTCGTGGAGGAGGTGCTGAAAATTGCTCTGAGTGATGGCTTCTGCATCGATTCTTCTCACCCACATGCTCTGGATTTTATGAACAATAAGATCATTCGGTTAATACGGTACAGGTAA